Within the Eucalyptus grandis isolate ANBG69807.140 chromosome 1, ASM1654582v1, whole genome shotgun sequence genome, the region CGTCCAATTTTGCATGGGGACTTGGAAGTACTCGCTGGCGTGAAGGCCGACCTCACTCTGGTCGCCCGGATCTTTAGTCAGGTCATATAGGTTGCTCAAGACGAAAAGTGGGAGCTGGTTCTCTAGCAGCAGTAAATCGCGCATAATGCTGTTTTGAATCCCTAATTCATGCATAAGCGGATCGTCTTCGTCTGTCGGTATCTTCATATTGTACTTACGGAACAACTCAACGATGAAACATCCATCAACGAGCATCATCGCAAGAAACTTTTCTTGGGAGAGGTCGATGGTTTCCGCATAGCAATTACGCGCCCGCTGTTCCATTTCCCTGAGAGTCGGCATATACCTGTCGACCCTCTCCTTTCTCCTCTCAAGCAATTGCTGCAGGTATCGCAGTTTTTGCTCCTCCATGAATTTGAACTTGTCATTTCCATAGTGATAGGGGCCGATAGCTAGGATCTCTGGGTCATAGGCTTTCTCGTTGACTTTGCGCAGTTGATGACGAACCCTAAATATACTATGCTCTGGCGAAGTGGCAGGCATACTGCGAAGCATACTCTCGATGTGGATTGAGACATGATCTTGCACCGTGGAACGGTCATAGATCACAGCATGCTGTATTGGCTACAACATAATTAATGTGATAATAAGCACAGAGTAAAGCAAGATGATGGATTTTTCATGTTCTTAAAATGGTTCTTCATGTGCTTCCCTTTCATTAAGGGCTACTTACGAAAAATATCCTTGTATATActcttgccattttttttttttttggtcatcaTACTAGTTTTTGGGAAATATATGACCCTTAAATTAATCTCCAAACATCCTCCCCCGAGCGCCCAcctaaaataaatataaataaataaacaaactaaTTTCTGAATAAATTTTTAGGACAAATTCTGCATTTCCGTGTGattattaatggaaaatgctaactAAGCACCCGAGTTGAACATGTGGACTGGCATCgaatttaaacaaatcaataTATAAGGAAAAATTGTAAACAGCACTTCAAACACATTGCTGGCAAGAGATTTCGTGAAGATCAAATATTGAACAGTGGACCATTATCAGTGAATTTGCAAAAACAGTAAAACAAAATGGAGCAGCACTCATCAATAACTATGCAATATTAGCAATACCCCAAGGCAGAATTTAGAATTGCATATGTAAGAGCTATTctctctaaccacctaaatgaTCCCACTAGTACGTAGGTTTTCCTCCCCTCACTCTTTCAATATGATTTAAAATGTTGATATCTCATTATGAGAATTATCTTTACATACAAgcaaaatttttcataataaacaTAGGCACCGTACAAAAACTCTCCTTATGTGTGATATTGCCAATTTTAATTTAGGTCATCATGCTACTTTTGTGACTTATTTGATTCCTAAACTTTCTCAAACTttttgaaggggaaaaaaaactcTTCGAACATTGGCAAACAAAAAACTAATCCCCCAACATAATTTCAGGACAAATTCCGTGTTTCCGTATGAAATACCGATGGAAAAGATTGACTAAGCACCATAGTTGAAGATGTAGTGTTGAGATTAAACATAAGCAAACCGATAGTcaaggaaaaattacaaaaatgatcCTTGAACTATTGCCTCCTTAATTTTCCTCCAtgctgtaatttttttttcttctttaacttaattggtcccaaaaaaaaattgtatttgtaTGTGAATAAGTATATGTAGTGCTTCTCACAAACTTTCTAGAATCATGTTAATTGAATGGATCATAAGATGGAATGCAAAAAACTGGTCTAATCCTTCAACTTACTTGATCAAGTTGGTGGTTGCTCATTCTTTTCGCCAAGCTAGACAAGCTACTATCACGTCGGATCAAGTTCTTCTCTTCTTGTAGAATTGTTTATCAGCTGAGATAAAATGAGACTGTTGCAAataccaactcttttttttcgTGGACTTATGAAGATGGAAGGTTCTGCAATAAGCCGAAAGTTCTTGGAAGTTGATGAAGAGGCGAAGGGGTAGTAAAGACTTACAAGAAATGCCAAAAATTGACTTTATGAGAACAACTTATGAAGTCCATTTTTGGACCAATTAAGGTATGAACTCCTTTTTTGGTAATATGCGTTTATGAGACCGACTTATGAagtccattttttattttggtctcAACATAAGTCGTTCAAAAATAAGAATATTTCTCCTCTAGATGCAAAGGATATTGATTACTATAGATTCGAGTGAAATGGCTGGTGGTAATGACGCGTGGTGAGGTCAATGCTATCGAATGGTGGGTGCGTGTAGAATGATATTGATTCAAGCTCCATTTTTGGGACCAATTAAGTTATGAACTCTTTTTTGGTAATATGCATTTATGAGACCGACTTATGAagtccattttttattttggtcccAACATAAGTAAATGAGAAATATATCtattacctttcaccaaaaaaaaaagagaaattggaaATCAAGTCGCCATGGATAGAGTCGGGCCGCGCGGAGCGTAAATTCCATACGAGAGTATCCACTATTGCCTGCAATCCGTCGTCTCTCTCGGGATCCGACATGAGAGGGTGGGGGCGTCATTTGACCCTTCTTTCAAGCGATTGTTGAATGCTGGCGTGGAGGTTTGCACATGAGCGTCCGGTTTAACGACAGTAAGACATCACCAGTAGGCACCCCGAACCTAGGAACACCACCACATGGCACCAAACCGAGACAAGCATATTCCTCCCGCTGATCCCAAAGCTTCCACATCAATCTCCGAACCAAAAGTATGATTACCCTTCTGCTTTTCCCACGCTAAAACCTTCGAAAAAGAGAGTAAGGGGCAGAACAAGAGACGTTGAAACTATGGAAGCCCGTGAAGTGTTGACGCATTTGATCGCCATTCTCGCGCTCGCGCAAGCGTCGGCCATGATGGCCGTGATGGGGGAGGGCGGCGGCGCCATACCCACGACCCTCGATGGTCCGTTCGAGCCCGTCACCCGCCGCTTCGACCCGTCCCTCCGCATGGGCAGCGACGACTTGCCGATGGATGTCCCGAGGCTCAAGAAGAACGTCACTTCCTCGTTCCCTGAGCAGATTTCGCTCGCGCTGTCCAGTGATCCTAGCTCGATGTGGGTCTCTTGGATCACAGGTACTCGATTTCCCTCACAATCTTGTTCTTTGTAAGGTTTGTAGGATCAGAGTGGTCGAGCTTGAGGAATATGTGCAAGTTTCGAGTATGGTTCTAACAGTTCTTGGAACTCGACAAGTGGTTAACTTTTGTGATCTAGTGCGTTTCTTCATGTGGGGTAATGTGGACGTTTGCGATGACCAAGTTGGTATTGCATTTACGCCTTATGTGATGTGTTGGGCATGAGTTCATCGAGTACAGGGGTGGTCAGTGAAATCTATTTGTTTGTATGTTTGAAGAAGTCCGAATAGATCTCGATGTTGGTTGGGTTAATGAGTTGATCCATGTCTTCAAGGGGATGCTCAGATTGGCAAGAATGTGACACTGCTCGATCCATCGTCCGTCACCAGTGAAGTTTGGTACAGCACGGAGAGTGGGAAGTACACAAGCAAGAGCCAGACGGCATGTCGGCTGTCTACAGTCAACTGTCCCCGTTCGAGGGGCTCTTGAATTACACTTCTGGCATTATTCATCACGTCAGACTTGAAGGTAACTGGAAATTGGTGAAACGCGGCATAAGGTTTTTGATTTCCATTGCATAACTTAAAGCTCCTACCTGACACATGGAAAACCATGATCTGGATTGTCAGAGTTTTTGCCCTTTGGTGTTATTATGTATTCCTTAAATGAGAGCGATGAATTCCTTCATTTGCTGTAATTGGCTCCACTCTACTTTTGAACTTACCCTTGCAACTGGATCTAAGATAGCATTTTCTGAAAGAGGTCTAGGGACcatcttttttaattgaattcaatgGATTCTGCAGGTAGATGCTTTAAGGTGAATGAGAAGCTTCAGTTGATAGACGCTATTTTATCTGTAATTGCTTAGTGTCCCATGCTGCCTATTATCGTCAAttttttcctgttcttttttcATGTGAGCTGCTCTCATGTTACCAAGATGGTGATCATGCATTTTGTATGGATGATAATGCTTGAGTAATAAGTATTTCACAACGAAGACCAGCCTAAATTACAAAACAATTATGTTTGGATTCAATATGGCAATTGATTGATTCACTATGAGAAGAAAGCTGATAAAGAGTACGTCTTCAGCAAAATGATTGTCTACAAGAAGAAAGCTCGTAAGTGATCTTGTACTCTGTCTTCTGTGTTCACTGCAATTGTTAGTTTGAAGAATCTGAAGACAATAATACATTAATAGTTCTATTGCATAGAAAAAAGATTGATCTCTTTGCTTACCAATTCACCCTCCATCAAACATTAGGTTTTGACCagattaacaaattttctttaGGCTGTCCTGCAATTCAAAATGTAAACGAATTTTATGTGGCATGTGccggtttttcttttttccttttatctcgGGTGCTGCCACCAGTCTATGCATTTTATGATACCGACAGTTTGCttgataacaattcaaattACTAATTCCCTGCTctactgaaatttttttttccttcacagGTCTTAAATCTGCTACGACTTATTATTTTAAGTGTGGCGACAGTTCTGTTCCAGCAATGAGCGACGAATATTCCTTCAAGACCATGCCCTCACCCAGTCCGAATGCATATCCCACTTGTATAGCAGTTATTGGAGATTTAGGTCTCACGAGCAATTCTTCGACAACCATAGATCATGTGATCAAAAATGATCCAGCCTTGGTTTTGATGGTTGGAGACTTGACTTATGCAAACCAGTATCTCACCACTGGGGGACAAGGCGCTTCATGCTTCTCTTGTTCATTTCCAAATGCACCCATTAGAGAGACATATCAACCTCGCTGGGATGGCTAGGGAAGGTAAATGCTCTGTGCCTTCACATCCTTTCATGGGTCTGCTTTTATGAGACCAGTCAAATATTCTGTATAGTTTGTGATACAAGCTTAAGATGAAGCATCTCCATCATGGTGCAAGTGCTAAACAATTTTAAAGTCAGAAAGACCAAACATTGCCGCACCAATATGAATATCATATACTTCTTCTAAGATGTAGTTCACACTTGATATTGTTGTATCTGCATGAGTATTgccttctttgtctctttttatACTTGATGGTTTGGTATGTTGATCTACATTATACATGGATTAGAGCAGAGGTAGAACGGCAAGGATGACTTGGTCTgcccattcatttttatggtCTCTGCAACTGCACATAATAATGCTCTTACAACTCCCTTGTTTGAATACACCAAGAATgaacaaatttcaatttcagGTTCATGGAGCCATTGACATCAAGAGTGCCTATGATGGTCATAGAGGACAACCACGAAATTGAGCCCCAAGTTGATGGGATCACCTTCCAATCGTACCTAACAAGATTTGCCGTTCCATCGGAGGAGAGTCATTCCAACAGCAGTTTCTACTACTCCTTCAATGCTGGAGGAATACACTTTATTATGCTTGGAGCCTATGTCGACTACAACACAACTGGTACATGACTAAATCCTGCATTACACTTTGCAACTTAGTCACAGTACAAAGAAGAGCCATGTACCCAGCTGAGGGATGATTTATAACTTTCATCTTCTGACACTGTTTTGACATAAGTTCGCCCTTTCAGGCACTCAGTATTCGTGGCTGATGGTTGACTTGCATCGAGTGAATCGCAGTTTAACCCCATGGGTGGTTGCTGCTTGGCATCCACCATGGTACAATAGCTATAACTCCCATTATCAGGAATTTGAATGCGTGAGGCAAGAAATGGAAGCTCTTCTTATCAATACAAAGTCGATATCGTGTTCAATGGCCATGAAAGTATGTAACATGAGGAAGCTTAAAGTTTTTGCACTTTGAAACTTAATGCTCCTTTCCCTTGTAATCTGTGCATTTATTGTCCTGCGTGAGGAGGAAAGAACTTACAATAATTTCATGACGGCATTGTGATGCTTTCACCTCTTGTGAGTTCTTGTTATTTAGTCTGGCATTGGAATCCCCATTTTAACTTTAGAATCTTGAAAGTTGGAACAATGTTGAACTGAAACCAGAGCTATTGCATGTGATGCTCATATATGACTAGCAACGTGTTGTCTTTCTGTTACCAGATACGGGTTTCTTCTCAGACAACCCTGAGATTAATATTTCACCATGATGTCTTTTCATTATGTATTGCAATCCACTAGCctaaagattagaaaataaagaCATAGATCAAAGTGGCAAGAGAGGAGAATTTGGATTCTTGGATTATACAAAAGTCAAGTGGAAGAACCAACACTATGTGGCTTGCTCTTTATCATTATCAGTTAGTTGCATGAGAAGTGGGTTCTCGTTTGCAGGTTCATGCATATGAGAGGATGAACAGAGTCTACAGCTATACACTGGACCCATGTGGTCCTCTATACATAACAATTCGGGATGGTGGCAATATCGAGAAAGTCAACGTGGATTTTGCAGATGACCCCGGAAAGTGTCCTAAACCTGAGGACAACAAGCCCGAGTTTGGAGGGTTGTGTCCTCTGAATTTCTCCAATGGCCCCGCCAAAGGCAAATTCTGCTGGAGCAAGCAACCTGAGTGGAGTGCGTACAGAGAAAGCAGCTTTGGACATGGAATACTCGAGGTGTGGTTGTCAAATTTTAGGCCATGCACCTTTTtcacatttattttaattgtccAAACCAATGTGCACCCCATAAGGAGTTTAAATTATTGTTATCACTATCTGTCCACTTGCTGTTTTTAGCTCGTATGAATAGTCCATATAGAACATTGTCGGTATGTCAATTGTGGAGGGGCCACAGCGACCTTTATTGAGCTGGGCTTCAGTTTGCTGCAGTAAGTGACTCTTGCCATGTTAAACATGCTTCCTCAGCTGAAAAGATACATCCGTGTCTCCTCACTATCTGAAGCATCTCTTCCTATGAACTCCATATCTAACAAAAGTTGAGTGTAAGTTTGAATAAGAGCTGTAAGATTAGAAAATCTAAgtgccctttttcttcttttagttgAGAATCATTTCAGTTCAAATCAGTTGACAGACCAGCATGAATTAGAAAAAGTTTGTATTACTTTTTTTTGACTGCACATTGTTATTGGTAACATCATAGTTCAATTGAGCAGAATATATTGACTATTGTCCTTCGCAGATTGTGAATTCAACATATGCATTATGGACTTGGCATGGGAATCAGGATGCCTACAAGGAAGACAAACCGGGCAATCAGATATTCATTGTGCGACGACCTGAACTTTGTTCTCCAACCGttaaagtgattctctaatccATAGTTTCATCTTTTAAATGTAGCTTTCTGTGTCATGAAATTTGTTGCATCTCTAATTCCATTTATTATTCAACATGAGGACCATTCACTTCTATATTTCTTTGGCAACATCTCATGTACAGCCAAATGCATTTGGTTCTGCAGAGttccatttcttgaagattatGTTCATCACTTGTTTGTAATTTAATTGTACGAATCTTTCAAGTTTGGTAATATCTACAATTGAAAGCTGACGCTAAGGGCAGACTCGGTGAATTCAA harbors:
- the LOC104435462 gene encoding UPF0481 protein At3g47200 — translated: MPATSPEHSIFRVRHQLRKVNEKAYDPEILAIGPYHYGNDKFKFMEEQKLRYLQQLLERRKERVDRYMPTLREMEQRARNCYAETIDLSQEKFLAMMLVDGCFIVELFRKYNMKIPTDEDDPLMHELGIQNSIMRDLLLLENQLPLFVLSNLYDLTKDPGDQSEVGLHASEYFQVPMQNWTIGEEMKHLLHLYHTWCTSGLPKTLQPDCKPVKFSATELRESGVRFRAAEGGELSDIKFENGTLEIPVLEVEDHTESKF